The following DNA comes from Bos indicus x Bos taurus breed Angus x Brahman F1 hybrid chromosome 5, Bos_hybrid_MaternalHap_v2.0, whole genome shotgun sequence.
CATTAACATGAGAAAACCCAATCTCATCTATAGGGGCAGAAAATaaatcagtggttgcctgagAAATATAGctttttagaaaagcaaattGAGGGGTGAAGGATATTTATTACAATATCTTGATTGCAATGATGGTTTCATAGGTATATACTTGTgtcaaactcatcaaattgtactctttaataaatatgtgcagtttattgTATATCAGTTATTCCTCCATGaagttgtgggaaaaaaaaacagtacaatacagggaattccctggtggtccaatagttaggACCCCATACTCTCACTTCCAAGggctggattcaattcctggtcaggaaactaagattccaaagccccatggcacagccaaagaaaaaaagtacaataTAATAATCTTAACAAAAATCACCCACAAACATTAGCTTCAGTTTCAAATGCCTAGCATAAACAGTATCTACATGTATACAGTTAATTACCTCACAAAGATGTTTATgggtttttttcttccagttttactgatATATTCAACATATAGTACTatatgtttaaggtgtacagcataatgatttgacttacatcatgAAGTGATTACCACTTTTTAGTAAACCTAATTTACCTcatgtaaacataaaattaaatagaaaaataaatgtttttccttgTGCTGAGCACTCAGGATTTACTctttaactttcatatataacatacaccaatgttaattatatttatcatgtacattatatccctaatATAAGTGTGTACCATTTGAATACCTCAATCCAATCTCCTCTtcctaccccccaccccaccaataCCAACAAATCTGATCTCTGACTTTGTTTTTGAAGTAGAATTAAACTGCAACACTACATACGTTCCAGGtccacaacatagtgatttgatttttctatatatttcaaaatgctcATCGTAAGTCTAGTTCCTTCCATCACCATACAAAtagattacatttttattaactatATTCCCCACCCTACATTTCATACCCATGAGTCactttgtaactggaagtttgcatCTCTTATTTAATCTCCCTCTTAGTTCTCTCCACTTCCTGCCAACTCCATTctgtttgtttagtcgctaagttgtgtccaactgttttgtgaccccaaggactgtaaccagccaggttcctttgtccatggaatttcccagacaagaatactggagtgggttgtcatttccttctccaggggatcttcccaacctagaggtTGAACTcatgcatgtctcctgcattggcaggctggttctttaccactagggccacctaggaagcccttcagTATAGCCAACCTGACTGTTGCATGCATGGCACTTTAAGAGTATGTAAAAACCACTCATGAAAACCTTAGTTGCTTTCTAGGAAATTCAAGTCACCAAAGATATAAGAATCGTATCAATGGTGAGATCAACATCTCCTATAACTTCTGAGGATGTGACGTCAAGGCTGCcatgcaaaagagaaaatgattcaACAGGTAATACCTGAGGTAAgagctgtttcagttcagtcgctcagtttagGAGTAGCTAGTTATTAAGGTATCTCATTTGATATATCAGGAGAGGCACTAGATTCATCGAAGCTTGAAATCAGTTTCTTATCCATGTTGTATCTGggatttttaacaattattttgtgaattatcttacaaataataaaatattgtgtaaaaaattacataatttaactttcaactttttattttgtattggggtatagcagattaacaatgttgtggtagtttcaggtgaacagcaaaggaactcagccatatatatacatgtatccattctccccccaaccccttcccATCCAAGTTGGCATATAACATTGaagattatataatttatactaAAGAAACAACATATAACTCTTAATTTAGCAGGAAGACTGCCATGAATATTGTGGACACTCCCCAAATGGCATCAAAACAGTTCATGCATCTTTCACAAGATACAGATTTGGTTAAACTGTAACTTCAATTTCATTGTATGTATCACTGAAagccaaagtcactcagtcatgtcggactctttgagaccccatggaccacatagtccatggaattctccaggccagaatactggagtgggtggcctttcccttctccaggggatcttcccaacccagggatggaacccaggtctcctgcattgcaggcagattctttaccagctgagccacaaatatAATTCAGCAAAAATCAGACTTTCTTATAATCCAATTAAACTAGTAATCATATATACTCATTCCACTGGGTTCTACTTTGTGGAACTGAAGTTTTATTAAAACTAAATGTGAGAAAACAATGTTATTAAAATTTCCTTATTAGAGTATTTTCAGCATGaattcaactttaaaatataaagtggaaattcatattttaagtggtcattttaattgaattttgatGAAATGGTTTTACCTTAGTAATAGCTCTGAAGTATCTCTGAACTATAAATAGCAAGTAATTCTTGACAGCTTGAACACAGCACACTTTATGTCAATATCCACAAATAAAACCTATTGCCtctcttgaaaataaaaacttgaatcCCACAAGGCTGGCAGTGGAAATCCATCTCATGATGAAGTTTGGCTGAACCACATACCCTAAATCCACAGTCCACCTTTGactggccacacacacacacacacacacatataatattcaTACATATCCAATCCCACAGGCTCTTACAATGTAACTGATCCTCTTCCTAGAAAGAGGTGGAGTCAGTGTTCCTTTTCTTTGAAGCTGGGATTTGACCTTCTATGACTTCAGGTGATCAAGAGCAGGTGATCAAGAGTATAGTGATCACCTTGACCAGGTACCTGCTGACCAAAGTGATCACTTGCAAGGCTAAGTCCTAAAAAAGACCCAGCTTCAGAGTCCTGAAATAAGTCCAGCTGCCTTTCAAGGAAAGGCTCAGCCACTAATAGGGAGATATTCAAAGAATCTCTCCTAGCCTGGATGTCAAAAACCCTTTGGAGAGGACCCCAGAGCTACCATCTCACTTAACTTCAGGAGAAACCCAGAAGCAGAAAGGTCCAACAGAAGCTCCAGAATTGCTGACCCACAAAAAGCTTGAGATCATATTGTCTCTTGCCAATATATTTCAGATGATTCGTCACACAACAGTAACTGATGCACACTGGTGACACCAACTGTCACAGCCATCATTGCTCGAGCTCAGACTGCAGCTCTACCTTTTGACAGTTTGGTCCAAATTTATAAGCATAacccttccccttcctctgcAACACAGGTAAAACAAAGACCGGAACCTTAAACTAAACCTGGTGATGATAATATACAGAAGCTTAACACGCAGGAAGATACACTTGTTTTCTAAACTTAGTTCACTGATCCTTATTACATGGGTTTGTAGTGAGAACACTTCTCTTGCTGTTTAGACTGCTTAGAAGTTTTTTCCTGAGGTCCTATCTGCATAATTTACACAGGGGCTGCAAATTCAGATTATTATACCCAAAGGCCTCAAGGTAAAATGTAATCAGACTTGAAAACAATTCCTAGCCAAATACAAGGGGAAACTTAGTAGTTTTTAGAAAAATCAGTTTGGGTTTAAATCAAGTATCACATGCGTGAATATATAAAGTGCTGCTTTCTCAAGAGCattcacccactccagttgtCAAGTAAGTACCTTTGTGAAAAACTAACTGAAAAGAGTTTAAGGTAAACTTTCTGTAAGTCAGAAAGTCAGATTTGTGCAAGGACTATTAAGTTACTTGAAATACTTTCTAGCTGTCAATAGCTTTGGTGTTTTAAAGACTATCATTCTAAGAATTAGCCTAATTTagattaaattattttacaaataaataaggaTTAGTAAACGgattaggatttttaaaagtatactaaGTGTTGCAAAAATTTGATTATATACTGAAATGTGTTGGTCAAAATATaactataaatgaatatttatccaTATTCACACTTAACAGTTAAATTAAGTTTTTACAAATTTAGGGCATGGTTCTTAAAAATGTAAGAACTCTCTCGAGTGACCAAACTTGAGACATATAACAACTTACAAATAGGGATCACAGTATTCAACCAACAGTAAATTATTTTCCTTGAGGTTTTAATGTATGTATAATTCTTTCCACCTTAGAATTAATtctttagctttaaaaataattatcaaatcACAGACAAATCATGTACAGTTGGGTTTATTTCCACATTAAGTTTGAAACTCTTGCTTTTGACAAGAGTACTACAGTAATTATATTAGGAATAGACAACTTCCTACACTGTCAAATATATAAAAGTTCCTTCTGCATTTTCCTCAAACACTGATCAACACGCAGATTCAGTCCATATTTGCTTTCATTTATCTATTGAGTGTACCCAAGCTTTTTCTTCAGAGATTCTGGCATCTCAGGTGGAGGAGGGCGAGGGAGCCTGAAGTAGACCTTCACAGAGTCATAGATAAACCACTGTAGTGCAGTCAGAGTGCCGATCATGATGATACGGGCAAAGAGTCCCTTCCATACACCTGGATAAAATATGAAGTGTAAGTGAAAAATATACTCCCAAGTGTTACTCTTTCTTTAGAGGGGAGGAAACAAATCTTACCTCTAAATCCAAGCCTCTTCAGGACCTCAGAGGCACTGCTACCCTTCTCTTTATTCAACACAGACACCACGGAATCAGCAGGGTGAGAAACAATGGCACAGAAGACTCCAGCTGAAAAAAGTCAAGACAAATGACCCATTATGGagtcaattaaaaaaacttttttcacaCGATAGCCGACAACCTTTCCATGAgtagtaaaattttgttttttaaaaaaccgtATTTTAGAGTGAGACTGACAAATTAATTATAAAGCAGTCTACCCTATGTAAAACAGAACCATCCCGCAAGTTATATTCAGATTTTAACCAACACTTTCTCTTGTATTAAAAATTTGTTCTtggaaaaactaacaaaaaaaggTATAGCAGTGAAGTCAATACACTCCCAAGTTTAATTATGACATGCAAACcacaaaacaattattttaggAACTAATTAGCAAGTATTTATAAGTATATCAAATGCAATGGAAAGGTAAAACTTCTTTGGAATATTTTTCCCTCACAAAAGAAGTCAAGAATGGAAATGATTCTTTGTTCTTAATTTCACAAACATGTTCTAAGTAGTTCATACCTATGTAACCTGCCACAAATGTGACAACCAGCTGCTCTGGCTTTGAACATTCACTTCGGGGCTTGGGAACCACAAACTTGTACAATGCTTCAACAGTACGTTCAAAGCAGGCAAACTTCATCATGGTGTATGGTATCTGCCTCATCCAGAGAGGGGCAACCCCCTTGTAGAACCTAGGAAATCAGaagacttatttcactcagttgCACATATTCATCTAGCAGAGTTCTTCATTACTAACGGAAGTGTCCGCACACCAGTCGAGTCCTGATAGTAAAAAATGGCAGCATAATTGCATGTCATTTCTATCAGAACCTAAGACTAACATGCAGGTATATTTATCTTACATGCCAATGACTCAAGCACCTTTGACTATACAACCAAAAAAGTTGCTGGATGTTTCTTTGACTGGAACTACAAGAAACCAGAAGTTTACAAGTAGAACTCAGCTCAAGACGGGCATCCACAAAGGTGGATCTAAGGAAGCATGTGTGGCCTGACCATATGCCAAGTGTTAACTGTGAACACAGATGACAGGAATTCTAACAAGGGTACTTTCCAACCCCCAAGTTGAGAGTTAATGTGCTAACAAATACAGTTTTCTCAAATGAGTATTTTATACTACATATTTAGGCAAATGTTTACTTACGCCTTTAAGCCTTCTTCCTTATACATTTTGGGAGCTGCATCCCTCAGAGTGTTAGCATAACCTGGCTGGGTTTGAATTCGAACCTTAGCAGCTTCCATAGGAGCCAGAGCAATGTCAGCAAAGAATTCAGCACTGGCAGAGGCAGCCAAATACAGTGATGTGCGCCACAGATAGGCATTCTCCTAAATGAAGAAACACAAGGAGGAACATGAACTGCTGTTGCATGGGCTCTTCTCAGTAAGAGACAGTTCTGGAAAATGGCCAAATTTCAGGTATTTTAAGTGTTTCTCTATCACACAGTCCACAGATAACACAAAACACTGAATACTTCTCAGTATTTAGTGTTTActttggacaccaaggagatccaaccagtccatcctaagggaaatcaatcctgaatgttcattggaaggactaatgctgaagctgaaacttcagtactttggccacctgatgcaaagaactgactaatttgaaaagaccctgatgctgggaaagattgaagataggaggagaaagcgacgatagaggatgagatggttgggatggcatcaccaactcgatggacatgagtttgagcaagctccaggagttggtgatggacagggaagcctggcgtccgtggggtggcaaagagctggacaccactgagcaactgaactgaacatcaaccATAGtacactgaatatttttaaactcaAATCCAACTTCCTTGGAAAGCAGCACAGCATAAAAAACAAGCACTGAAATCTAACAAAATGCAGTTTATCTTATCCTGTCTCTATTAAAATAGCCTTATGATTTGAAACACGTTCACTCTTTCTGAGACTATTTCCTCAGCTCTAAAATAAAGTGGATCAAACAAAGAAGATGCTTTTTGGTCGTACCCTTTAAGTTAAAAGCTTAGGACTTTCCATTTCAAAGTTAAATTACATACCTCTCCAAGCATGTTGCTGTACAAAACTTTGAAGACTTCATAAAAGCCAAACTTGCAGAGTCCCTGCAGGGAGTAGCCAATGAAAGTCGGAGCCCATCCTTTGGCCAAACCACGAAAACCATCCTCTTTGAGTGTAACTGAAAATCCATTAAATATGCTCTTGTACTTTTGTGGGTCCACCTgtacataaaagaagaaaaaaagttaaaatgtacCAAAGGAATAATACTTCTCATAGATAATTTTGttattagttttttcttttggtttttatatAATCTCTAGTAAGTATACAAAGTTAGGTAAATACAAGTTCACTCCATGTTATCCACTTAATGTCTATAATTATCTTTGTAAATGTAACTTTTTGTACATTAAAGTCTAGCTTTCTTTCAGTGAGACTTAAGTCTTAGTAGGttattaagagaataaaattcatataaaaatacataataaaactgACTTTAAGAGATTTTTCCACCACCCAACTCTTCTAACCACTTAAAAATTACTCTTAAAGCTACTTTATAAAATCTATCATGTCTACATCCCTGAAATATGCTAGTTCATTAATTATAGTTTTGTGAACTTAAGACAatcaaattaaatacaaattaaaaaggtACATCAACATAATTCTCTTTTGACTTAAGTTCACTTTGAGACATGCATAAAACACTCTAGCAAAGGGATACTTAATATTCACTCGATTAACTAACAGAGGTAAACATCTTATCTATTTCTGCCAGTACTATAGGGGCTGATATACATACATCACCTTCCTCTCCCTGCTAATATTtcaccttcctttctcttttaggTAAGTAGACTTCTAATCCTGTTTGGGACAAATAAATTTTTGatgtttgattatttttgtttcaataaTCCTAATTAAGACATTTTAATtgtaaaagaaaatcttttacgTAAGTATGCAAGAAGCTTTGCCCACAAATTTTAAATACTCaaacactgtctttttttttaaatctacagtGTTCTCTGCCTTGATCTTATCAATAAACAAGAGATATGAAGTCACATCATACAGTGCACAAAGAATGACAACCTGCTCTGACACGTAACTGCTTATAAAATGCTATTTGGACGTAATTGCTTATAAAATGCTATTTGGAGCATTAAAAATCAGCAGGCCTTTAAGAACTCTAGGCAGAATTAAGCCcagcagcaaaaaagaaaaaaaaaaacacatagctTTACCTTAAAAGAGGTATTTCTTGGATTTAAAACACTAAAGTAAAAATCTTACTGAGTAAAAGAAATTTGAGTTTGGTTTCCTACTAAAACTTCTGGCAGTTGTAATGTCTTCAAATTCTTCTCACTTGTGAAGTCCTTTAATATTATTTGGAATTAAGTCATACACAAAAGAGATGTTCAGTGTTGTCATCTCAATACAAACCTGCATACGGCATT
Coding sequences within:
- the SLC25A3 gene encoding phosphate carrier protein, mitochondrial isoform X2; its protein translation is MYSSVVHLARANPFNAPHLQLVHDGLAGPRSDPAGPPGPPRRSRNLAAAAVEEYSCEYGSAKFYALCGFGGVLSCGLTHTAVVPLDLVKCRMQVDPQKYKSIFNGFSVTLKEDGFRGLAKGWAPTFIGYSLQGLCKFGFYEVFKVLYSNMLGEENAYLWRTSLYLAASASAEFFADIALAPMEAAKVRIQTQPGYANTLRDAAPKMYKEEGLKAFYKGVAPLWMRQIPYTMMKFACFERTVEALYKFVVPKPRSECSKPEQLVVTFVAGYIAGVFCAIVSHPADSVVSVLNKEKGSSASEVLKRLGFRGVWKGLFARIIMIGTLTALQWFIYDSVKVYFRLPRPPPPEMPESLKKKLGYTQ
- the SLC25A3 gene encoding phosphate carrier protein, mitochondrial isoform X1, which encodes MYSSVVHLARANPFNAPHLQLVHDGLAGPRSDPAGPPGPPRRSRNLAAAAVEEQYSCDYGSGRFFILCGLGGIISCGTTHTALVPLDLVKCRMQVDPQKYKSIFNGFSVTLKEDGFRGLAKGWAPTFIGYSLQGLCKFGFYEVFKVLYSNMLGEENAYLWRTSLYLAASASAEFFADIALAPMEAAKVRIQTQPGYANTLRDAAPKMYKEEGLKAFYKGVAPLWMRQIPYTMMKFACFERTVEALYKFVVPKPRSECSKPEQLVVTFVAGYIAGVFCAIVSHPADSVVSVLNKEKGSSASEVLKRLGFRGVWKGLFARIIMIGTLTALQWFIYDSVKVYFRLPRPPPPEMPESLKKKLGYTQ